A single genomic interval of Carettochelys insculpta isolate YL-2023 chromosome 16, ASM3395843v1, whole genome shotgun sequence harbors:
- the PLK1 gene encoding LOW QUALITY PROTEIN: serine/threonine-protein kinase PLK1 (The sequence of the model RefSeq protein was modified relative to this genomic sequence to represent the inferred CDS: deleted 2 bases in 1 codon) yields MSAAAGKGAKPPGVAEPGKGAGAGAGAGAAAAKEIPKVLVDPRTRRSYMRGRFLGKGGFAKCYEITDLESQGVFAGKIVPKSLLAKPHQKEKMSMEISIHRSLAHRHVVGFQGFFEDADFVFVVLELCRRRSLLELHKRRKALTEPEARYYLRQTILGCQYLHGNRVIHRDLKLGNLFLNDDMEVKIGDFGLATKVEYDGERKKTLCGTPNYIAPEVLGKKGHSFEVDIWSIGCIMYTLLVGKPPFETSCLKETYIRIKKNEYVIPKHINPIAANLIQKMLRSDPATRPTIDELLNDEFFTAGYIPTRLPTTCLTIPPRFSIAPNGFDPNGRKPLAALNKGSDSPAIERTHDKEEEPALGEPVDCHLADMLQQLTVVNAAKPCERALVRQEEAEDPACIPIFWVSKWVDYSDKYGLGYQLCDNSVGVLFNDSTRLIMYNDGDSLQYIEQNSTESYFTVRSYPSTLTKKITLLKYFRNYMSEHLLKAGANITPREGDELARLPYLRTWFRTRSAIILHLSNGTVQINFFQDHTKIILCPLMAAVTYIDEKRDFRTYKLSLIEDHGCCKELASRLRYARTMVEKLLSSKSGSARVKPSA; encoded by the exons ATGAGCGCGGCGGCCGGCAAGGGGGCGAAGCCGCCGGGGGTGGCGGAGCccgggaagggggctggggctggggctggggcgggg gcggcggcggccaaGGAGATCCCGAAGGTGCTGGTGGACCCCCGCACCCGCCGCAGCTACATGCGCGGGCGCTTCCTGGGCAAGGGCGGCTTCGCCAAGTGCTACGAGATCACGGACCTGGAGAGCCAGGGGGTGTTCGCGGGCAAGATCGTGCCCAAGTCGCTGCTGGCGAAGCCGCACCAGAAGGAGAAGATGTCCATGGAGATCTCCATCCACCGCAGCCTGGCGCACCGCCACGTGGTCGGCTTCCAGGGCTTCTTCGAGGACGCCGACTTCGTCTTCGTGGTGCTGGAGCTCTGCCGCCGGCGG TCGCTGCTGGAGCTGCATAAGCGGAGAAAAGCCTTGACTGAGCCGGAAGCCCGGTACTACCTGCGGCAAACCATCCTGGGCTGCCAGTACCTGCATGGCAACCGCGTCATTCACAGGGACCTCAAGCTGGGCAACCTCTTCCTCAACGACGACATGGAGGTGAAAATAG GTGACTTTGGCTTGGCAACCAAAGTGGAATATGATGGGGAGCGTAAGAAGACCCTGTGTGGGACGCCAAACTATATAGCCCCTGAAGTGCTGGGCAAGAAGGGACACAGCTTTGAAGTGGACATCTGGTCCATCGGCTGCATTAT GTACACTCTCCTGGTAGGGAAGCCGCCCTTTGAAACCTCTTGTCTGAAAGAAACATACATCCGAATTAAGAAGAATGAGTACGTCATTCCCAAG CACATCAACCCCATTGCTGCTAATCTCATCCAGAAGATGCTACGGTCTGACCCTGCCACCCGCCCTACTATTGACGAACTGTTGAACGATGAGTTCTTCACAGCAGGTTACATCCCCACCCGGCTTCCCACCACCTGCCTAACCATCCCACCCAGGTTTTCAATCGCCCCCAATGGATTTGACCCAAATGGACGGAAACCTCTTGCTGCTCTCAACAAAG GGTCGGACAGCCCTGCAATAGAGAGAACGCATGACAAGGAAGAGGAACCAGCACTGGGGGAGCCTGTTGACTGCCACCTCGCTGACATGTTACAGCAGCTGACCGTGGTCAATGCAGCGAAGCCCTGTGAGAGGGCACTAGTGAGACAAG AGGAGGCTGAGGATCCCGCCTGCATCCCTATCTTCTGGGTTAGCAAATGGGTGGACTACTCCGATAAATATGGATTGG GCTACCAGCTGTGCGATAACAGTGTGGGGGTTCTCTTCAACGACTCCACTCGACTCATAATGTACAATGACGGGGACAGCTTACAGTACATTGAGCAAAACAGCACCGAGTCCTACTTCACTGTGCGATCCTACCCCTCTACGTTGACAAAGAAG ATAACACTACTGAAGTACTTCCGGAACTACATGAGCGAGCACCTGCTGAAGGCTGGAGCTAACATCACGCCCCGGGAGGGGGATGAGCTGGCGCGCCTGCCCTATCTCCGCACCTGGTTCCGGACTCGCAGTGCCATTATCCTGCACCTCAGCAACGGCACTGTGCAAATCAACTTCTTCCAG GACCACACTAAAATCATCCTGTGCCCCTTGATGGCGGCAGTCACCTACATTGATGAGAAACGGGACTTCCGCACGTACAAGCTGAGCCTGATCGAGGACCATGGCTGCTGCAAGGAGCTGGCCAGCCGGCTGCGCTATGCCCGCACCATGGTGGAGAAGCTGCTGAGCTCCAAGTCGGGCTCAGCCCGCGTAAAGCCTTCTGCTTAG